CGGCGAGTTGGGGTAAATTTCCAGGCGCCCTACCGAGCTGTGGAACTGTAGCCCGTGCACGTCCGCTTCGGCGCGCACGGTGGTAATCGCATGGGCTGCCGCGAGCAAGGCATCCTTGCGGGCGGCCATCGGGGTTGGGCCGGTGTGGTTCTGTTCGCCGTCGAAACGGATACGCTGCTTGAGCGCCGCCCAGGTTTCACGCACGACGCCAATGTCCAGGCCCTGGCTTTCGAGGCCATCGCTTTGTTCAACGTGGATTTCCACGTAACCGGCCACATTCAGTTCAACCGAGCCGTCGCCAAGATAGCCGATTGCTTGCAGCGCATCCTTGAGGCGAATGCCGTCGCCGTCGCGGCAGTCCCAGGCCTCGTGCAGGGCCAGGTCGCCAGTAAACACGCTGCTGCCGATGAGGCTGGGTTGAAAGCGCGCGCCTTCTTCGTTGGTCCAGTTGACCACCGCCAGGTTGCACGCCGGGGTTTCGCCGCGCGCGTGCAGTTGGCGCGCCAGGCTGGCGATGGCAACTGCGCCGGCCAGCACCCCATAGATACCGTCGAAACGCCCTGCGCTGGGCTGGCTGTCCAGGTGTGAGCCGCACAGCACGTAGGGGGCGTCCGGGTTGAAGGTGATCAGCCCGAACAGGTTGCCAATGGCGTCGACCCGCACCTCAAAACCACGTTCGCGCAGCCACGCGCTGAACAAGTCACGCACCGCGCCGTCTTCGGCTGACGCGGCCAGGCGGTGCAAGCCACCAGCGGGCGTTGCGCCGATGGCTGAGCTGTCGCGAAACAGCGTCTCGAACGCCTCGATGTCCGCCTCACTGGGAGACAGCCACTCAGGGGTAAAGGATGTCGACATGGGCGTGCTCCAGGCAAGTCGCAAACTCCGCGGACGGAGGGCGATTAGTGACCAAAGTGGTGATGGCAGTGAATGGCAATGTGTTGATGAACGTGCGATGGCCGAACTTGGCGTCGTCCGCGAGGATGACGCTGCGCAGACAGTGCTGGGTCAGGGTGCGACGCAGCAGCGCCTCGGGCTCCTGGTAGTCCATAAAGCCCAACTGCAGGTCCACCGCGCCGATGCCCATGAAGGCGATGTCGTAGTGAAACTGCCGGACGAATTCCAGGGTATGGGCGCCGATCAGCGCATTGTCATTGCGGCGCACGTCGCCGGGCACCACCAGCACCTGGTTACTGCTTTGCTGGGTGATCAACTGGGCGATGTCCAGCGAGTTGGTGATGATGCGCAGCTGGCTGAAACCGATCAATTGCTGGGCCAGGGCCAAGGTCGAGGTGCCGGTATCGAGAAACAGCACCATGCCCTCGCTGACCAATTTTGCCGCGCAGGCAGCCATGCGGTTCTTGGCCTGAGCCTTGATGCGGGTGCGCACTTGCAGCGGCTGCTCTTCGTTAAGCCTGGGCAAGATCGCGCCGCCATGGATGCGGCGCAACTTGCCGGCCTCCTCCAGGTATTTGAAGTCGCGGCGAATGGTTTCTTCGCTGACAAACAACGCTTGCGCCAGGTCCGACGCTTTGACGCGCTGATGTTGGGTGAGCATGAGCATGATTTCGTCGAGACGCGGCTGGTTAAGC
The window above is part of the Pseudomonas sp. KBS0710 genome. Proteins encoded here:
- a CDS encoding DeoR/GlpR family DNA-binding transcription regulator; the protein is MLNQPRLDEIMLMLTQHQRVKASDLAQALFVSEETIRRDFKYLEEAGKLRRIHGGAILPRLNEEQPLQVRTRIKAQAKNRMAACAAKLVSEGMVLFLDTGTSTLALAQQLIGFSQLRIITNSLDIAQLITQQSSNQVLVVPGDVRRNDNALIGAHTLEFVRQFHYDIAFMGIGAVDLQLGFMDYQEPEALLRRTLTQHCLRSVILADDAKFGHRTFINTLPFTAITTLVTNRPPSAEFATCLEHAHVDILYP
- a CDS encoding Zn-dependent hydrolase, with amino-acid sequence MSTSFTPEWLSPSEADIEAFETLFRDSSAIGATPAGGLHRLAASAEDGAVRDLFSAWLRERGFEVRVDAIGNLFGLITFNPDAPYVLCGSHLDSQPSAGRFDGIYGVLAGAVAIASLARQLHARGETPACNLAVVNWTNEEGARFQPSLIGSSVFTGDLALHEAWDCRDGDGIRLKDALQAIGYLGDGSVELNVAGYVEIHVEQSDGLESQGLDIGVVRETWAALKQRIRFDGEQNHTGPTPMAARKDALLAAAHAITTVRAEADVHGLQFHSSVGRLEIYPNSPNVVPSRVTLHVEYRSPDTALLAVAGYRLDASLKAVAASTATTYEVESRALRAPIALHPGFADLAYGVGQQLGLAVGNSITVSGHDAISLGRHYPACLLFIPSSNGVSHNEAEFTHDRDMRTGLQMLTALLHCACTCPNAYR